A portion of the Candidatus Pristimantibacillus lignocellulolyticus genome contains these proteins:
- a CDS encoding transposase yields MKQSLTDHPTATIYQYKHVLKIRIRNEMLLSYILCVLLLLAFQMLYYDMYGLFAWLIGFAAVQVLHIIIILLTFIQVNEAADRKWKWTVIPPWIGFMPANDISFTVYRKVHNHLFWLGIIIIGILYPWLDPSIMISLITWHIWLLVPRLLLNGRLRKLSKKTKAGILRIQTKEVNYFQP; encoded by the coding sequence ATGAAACAATCATTAACTGATCATCCTACAGCAACCATATATCAGTATAAACATGTTCTCAAAATTCGTATAAGAAACGAAATGTTGCTTAGTTATATACTATGTGTGTTATTACTTTTAGCATTTCAAATGTTATATTATGATATGTACGGATTGTTTGCATGGTTAATTGGCTTTGCTGCAGTTCAAGTTCTTCATATTATTATTATTCTGTTAACTTTTATACAAGTTAATGAAGCAGCAGACAGGAAGTGGAAATGGACTGTTATTCCTCCCTGGATTGGTTTTATGCCAGCTAATGATATTAGTTTTACTGTATATCGTAAAGTTCATAATCATCTGTTTTGGCTTGGTATTATTATTATTGGAATATTGTATCCTTGGCTTGATCCATCTATTATGATTAGTCTCATCACATGGCATATTTGGTTATTAGTACCGCGGTTACTGCTTAATGGACGATTGCGTAAACTATCCAAAAAGACTAAAGCAGGTATTCTCCGTATTCAAACTAAAGAAGTAAATTACTTTCAACCTTAG
- a CDS encoding sigma factor G inhibitor Gin, whose protein sequence is MNTTIEHCCTICGLQREEGIRIVSSFICSNCEHEMVTTDVMDAKYPFFISKMKHIFFEKNA, encoded by the coding sequence ATGAACACGACAATAGAACATTGTTGTACCATATGTGGGTTGCAACGAGAGGAAGGCATTCGCATCGTTTCTAGCTTTATTTGTTCTAACTGTGAACATGAGATGGTGACGACTGATGTAATGGATGCAAAGTATCCATTTTTTATATCAAAAATGAAACATATTTTTTTCGAGAAAAATGCGTAA
- a CDS encoding aminotransferase class I/II-fold pyridoxal phosphate-dependent enzyme, with amino-acid sequence MTTHWHAPLLEHLIQFSKQKPLSLHVPGHRNGDVYRQLTDVLPHTEYEDLIKYMGKLATIDVTELSHTDDLHDPETVIKDAQDATAKLYGADHSYFLVGGSTAGNLALILSICNTNDYIIVQRNVHKSIINGCKLAGANVVFLNPEYEPITNIAVVPSVETVRQALIKYPQAKAVFLTNPNYYGISADLTDYVSLVHHHHIPLLVDEAHGAHYGIAPFAPTSALSVGADAVVQSMHKTLPAFTMGAVLHVQGQYLQQENIQQQLSIIQSSSPSYVIMASIDAARATLESYGDTWFLQTYHIVNKLTNWLNKEKLCLRVEQLASEESFYKQDPYRMLLFDHSNTVTGHQLQKMFESKMIWVEMSNEKYVVFVWHMNATKQQCELIQHAILEIHQEISRINTSQQCISNSNISTLKNPIDLAVSNAVKLQRLPSQRQVEVISLLDAAGRQSAEMVIPYPPGIPILYEEEIIQAPQLDYIIGLNNSGARFQGSSTISNGMIKVFV; translated from the coding sequence ATGACTACGCATTGGCATGCGCCTTTATTGGAACATCTTATTCAATTTTCAAAGCAAAAGCCGTTGTCACTACATGTGCCAGGCCATCGTAATGGCGATGTATATCGTCAGCTAACAGATGTATTACCACATACAGAATATGAAGATCTAATAAAATATATGGGTAAGCTTGCGACAATAGATGTAACAGAGTTATCACATACAGATGATCTACATGATCCTGAGACGGTTATTAAGGATGCGCAAGATGCTACGGCGAAACTATATGGGGCAGATCATAGCTATTTTCTAGTAGGTGGAAGTACAGCAGGAAATTTAGCGTTAATATTATCTATTTGTAATACCAATGATTATATTATTGTTCAGCGTAATGTTCATAAATCGATTATTAATGGTTGTAAATTAGCAGGAGCAAACGTTGTGTTCCTGAATCCTGAATATGAACCTATAACTAATATAGCTGTTGTACCGAGTGTTGAAACGGTTCGACAAGCATTGATAAAATATCCGCAGGCGAAAGCAGTATTTCTAACGAACCCTAATTATTATGGGATTAGTGCTGACTTAACGGATTATGTATCACTTGTCCACCATCACCACATTCCTCTGTTAGTAGATGAGGCTCATGGAGCGCATTATGGAATAGCTCCCTTTGCACCGACATCTGCTTTAAGTGTAGGAGCAGATGCAGTAGTACAATCTATGCATAAGACATTGCCAGCCTTCACCATGGGTGCAGTATTACATGTTCAAGGGCAGTATTTGCAACAAGAAAATATACAGCAACAATTAAGTATTATTCAAAGTTCAAGTCCTTCGTATGTCATAATGGCCTCAATAGATGCAGCTAGAGCGACTTTGGAGAGTTATGGTGATACATGGTTTTTACAGACGTATCATATAGTCAATAAACTAACCAATTGGCTTAACAAAGAGAAATTATGTTTACGTGTAGAACAATTAGCTAGTGAGGAGTCATTCTATAAGCAAGATCCATATCGTATGTTACTATTTGATCATTCTAATACGGTAACAGGTCATCAACTACAGAAAATGTTTGAGTCTAAGATGATTTGGGTAGAGATGTCTAATGAAAAATATGTAGTATTCGTATGGCACATGAATGCTACAAAGCAACAATGTGAACTTATTCAACATGCAATATTAGAAATTCATCAAGAAATTTCACGTATAAATACATCACAGCAATGTATATCTAATTCAAATATATCTACGCTAAAAAATCCAATAGATCTAGCTGTTAGTAATGCGGTTAAATTGCAACGTCTTCCGAGTCAAAGGCAGGTAGAAGTTATTTCTTTACTAGATGCAGCGGGAAGGCAGAGTGCAGAAATGGTCATTCCGTATCCACCTGGTATTCCTATTCTATATGAAGAAGAGATAATACAAGCCCCTCAACTAGACTATATTATCGGTTTAAACAATTCAGGGGCTAGATTTCAAGGTTCATCTACAATTTCTAACGGAATGATTAAAGTATTTGTATAA
- the tmk gene encoding dTMP kinase, with protein sequence MTKGLFISFEGGEGAGKSSVISSLTNELIEQGHKVIVTREPGGIPIAEKIREVILDIESTAMDARTEALLYAAARRQHLVEKVIPALEEGYIVVCDRFIDSSLAYQGVARGLGIDEIWSINQFAIQQLMPQLTIYMDVTPSVGLARIAAAKGREINRLDLESNSFHDKVRSGYLTLCERYSERIKKVDANKSRQEVYADVFAIISAYLEGK encoded by the coding sequence TTGACTAAAGGACTATTTATTTCATTTGAAGGCGGCGAAGGTGCAGGGAAGTCCTCGGTTATTTCTTCGTTAACTAATGAGTTAATAGAGCAAGGACATAAAGTCATTGTAACAAGAGAACCAGGTGGTATTCCAATAGCAGAAAAGATTAGAGAAGTTATTCTTGATATCGAATCTACTGCCATGGATGCACGTACTGAGGCTTTACTCTATGCTGCAGCTAGACGCCAACATCTTGTAGAAAAAGTCATACCTGCACTTGAAGAAGGATATATTGTTGTATGCGATAGATTTATTGATAGTAGCCTAGCCTATCAAGGGGTGGCACGTGGGCTTGGCATCGATGAGATATGGTCAATTAATCAATTTGCCATTCAACAGCTAATGCCACAATTAACGATCTATATGGATGTAACACCGTCAGTCGGATTAGCTAGAATTGCTGCTGCCAAAGGGCGTGAGATAAATCGACTTGATTTGGAAAGCAATAGCTTTCATGATAAGGTTAGATCAGGATATTTGACATTATGTGAGCGTTATAGTGAACGTATTAAAAAAGTTGATGCGAATAAGAGCAGGCAAGAGGTTTATGCAGACGTTTTTGCGATCATTAGTGCTTATTTAGAAGGAAAATGA
- a CDS encoding cyclic-di-AMP receptor, with protein MKLVIAVIQDKDSNRLSIALVQEGFRATKLASTGGFLRAGNTTFLIGVEDERVHEVFQVISHSCKVRDQLVTPVTPMGGATDSYIPFPVEVQVGGATVFVVPVERFEHF; from the coding sequence ATGAAATTGGTCATTGCAGTAATTCAGGATAAAGACAGTAACCGGTTATCGATTGCCTTAGTTCAAGAAGGCTTCCGTGCTACAAAACTTGCGAGTACTGGCGGATTTTTGCGAGCTGGTAATACAACGTTTTTAATCGGTGTCGAGGATGAGCGTGTACATGAAGTTTTTCAAGTCATTAGTCATAGCTGTAAAGTAAGAGATCAATTAGTTACTCCAGTTACACCTATGGGTGGAGCAACCGATTCTTATATCCCATTCCCTGTAGAAGTACAGGTAGGTGGAGCAACAGTATTTGTAGTTCCAGTAGAGAGATTTGAACATTTTTGA
- a CDS encoding YaaR family protein — MRVDPSFRPLGQSRTANEGVNKQVQSNQFSEMLMQKNRQHTVSEMQQMIKGIQEQGDRLARHMTVRELKIYRQMVKQFLEDTLRKGIGLKEVRGFDRRGRVKRYKLLEEVDEKLVLLAEEMLATEEGRIQLLHTLGEIRGILINYVF; from the coding sequence ATGAGGGTAGACCCTAGCTTTAGACCACTTGGACAAAGTCGCACAGCTAATGAAGGTGTTAATAAGCAAGTTCAGTCTAATCAATTTTCTGAAATGCTAATGCAGAAAAATAGACAGCATACTGTTAGTGAAATGCAACAAATGATAAAAGGCATTCAAGAACAAGGCGATCGTCTAGCTAGACATATGACTGTTCGAGAATTGAAAATTTATCGTCAAATGGTCAAGCAGTTTTTAGAGGATACACTCCGAAAAGGCATTGGCTTGAAAGAAGTTCGAGGTTTTGATCGCCGCGGCCGTGTAAAGCGCTATAAGTTATTAGAAGAAGTGGATGAGAAGTTGGTACTATTAGCCGAAGAGATGTTAGCAACGGAAGAAGGCCGTATCCAATTGCTTCATACATTAGGAGAAATTCGAGGAATTCTTATTAATTATGTGTTTTGA